One part of the Glycine soja cultivar W05 chromosome 11, ASM419377v2, whole genome shotgun sequence genome encodes these proteins:
- the LOC114374983 gene encoding uncharacterized protein LOC114374983 isoform X3, producing MFSSGTREINVSGDIQEVNDKATNVKSDSVDLQLEHSSPHHITKSDSSVGEAITLGSSTQEGVTSDPQPEKRYTNCENINKTDALKKISCDNGDRENKKTTSVCHLAPASSKPVVEKMMLMKDKKLQDLQSNMFSTPEGKRSLKQPSSTIGTKGSSLGNEKNIDILLGSITQARENFRSNDTKHGRKLVGDSLTDSSKLMRNAGVLLGSKDDLKSCSNTREGIVSDVSPCSGKLAGNKQSFFDEVNKSKTTFLEIGISTEDVSMLREDCYNYYPDICKFST from the exons atgttttcttctGGAACAAGAGAAATTAATGTTTCAGGTGACATACAAGAGGTTAATGATAAGGCAACAAACGTGAAATCTGATAGTGTAGACTTACAATTAGAGCATTCCTCCCCACATCACATCACTAAGTCAGATAGCAGTGTTGGAGAAGCAATTACTCTAGGTAGCAGTACCCAAGAAGGAGTTACTAGTGACCCTCAGCCAGAAAAGAGGTATACAAATtgtgaaaatattaataaaactgATGCCTTGAAGAAGATTTCATGTGACAATGGCgacagagaaaacaaaaaaacaacttcAGTGTGTCATTTGGCTCCCGCAAGCAG TAAACCTGTAGTTGAAAAAATGATGCTgatgaaagataaaaaactCCAAGATCTGCAGTCAAATATGTTCAGCACACCAGAGGGCAAAAGGTCTTTAAAACAACCTTCATCCACAATTGGGACAAAGGGTAGTTCTCTTGGCAacgaaaaaaatattgacatccTCCTCGGATCCATTACTCAAGCACG GGAGAACTTCAGGTCAAATGACACAAAACATGGAAGGAAACTGGTAGGTGATTCCCTCACAGATTCCAGCAAATTAATGAGGAATGCAGGAGTTTTGCTTGGTAGTAAAGATGATCTTAAAAGTTGTAGCAATACCAG GGAGGGCATTGTTTCTGATGTCTCACCATGTTCAGGAAAATTGGCTGGGAATAAGCAATCATTTTTTGATGAAGTAAATAAAAGCAAGACCACATTTCTAGAAATTGGCATTTCAACTGAAGATGTTAGTATGCTGAG
- the LOC114374983 gene encoding uncharacterized protein LOC114374983 isoform X1 — MFSSGTREINVSGDIQEVNDKATNVKSDSVDLQLEHSSPHHITKSDSSVGEAITLGSSTQEGVTSDPQPEKRYTNCENINKTDALKKISCDNGDRENKKTTSVCHLAPASSKPVVEKMMLMKDKKLQDLQSNMFSTPEGKRSLKQPSSTIGTKGSSLGNEKNIDILLGSITQARCVMLVITVIVIGLSMVECSFISLNRENFRSNDTKHGRKLVGDSLTDSSKLMRNAGVLLGSKDDLKSCSNTREGIVSDVSPCSGKLAGNKQSFFDEVNKSKTTFLEIGISTEDVSMLREDCYNYYPDICKFST, encoded by the exons atgttttcttctGGAACAAGAGAAATTAATGTTTCAGGTGACATACAAGAGGTTAATGATAAGGCAACAAACGTGAAATCTGATAGTGTAGACTTACAATTAGAGCATTCCTCCCCACATCACATCACTAAGTCAGATAGCAGTGTTGGAGAAGCAATTACTCTAGGTAGCAGTACCCAAGAAGGAGTTACTAGTGACCCTCAGCCAGAAAAGAGGTATACAAATtgtgaaaatattaataaaactgATGCCTTGAAGAAGATTTCATGTGACAATGGCgacagagaaaacaaaaaaacaacttcAGTGTGTCATTTGGCTCCCGCAAGCAG TAAACCTGTAGTTGAAAAAATGATGCTgatgaaagataaaaaactCCAAGATCTGCAGTCAAATATGTTCAGCACACCAGAGGGCAAAAGGTCTTTAAAACAACCTTCATCCACAATTGGGACAAAGGGTAGTTCTCTTGGCAacgaaaaaaatattgacatccTCCTCGGATCCATTACTCAAGCACGGTGTGTTATGCTTGTGATAACAGTTATAGTTATTGGCCTTTCAATGGTGGAATGTTCATTTATATCACTCAACAGGGAGAACTTCAGGTCAAATGACACAAAACATGGAAGGAAACTGGTAGGTGATTCCCTCACAGATTCCAGCAAATTAATGAGGAATGCAGGAGTTTTGCTTGGTAGTAAAGATGATCTTAAAAGTTGTAGCAATACCAG GGAGGGCATTGTTTCTGATGTCTCACCATGTTCAGGAAAATTGGCTGGGAATAAGCAATCATTTTTTGATGAAGTAAATAAAAGCAAGACCACATTTCTAGAAATTGGCATTTCAACTGAAGATGTTAGTATGCTGAG
- the LOC114374983 gene encoding uncharacterized protein LOC114374983 isoform X2 produces the protein MFSSGTREINVSGDIQEVNDKATNVKSDSVDLQLEHSSPHHITKSDSSVGEAITLGSSTQEGVTSDPQPEKRYTNCENINKTDALKKISCDNGDRENKKTTSVCHLAPASSKPVVEKMMLMKDKKLQDLQSNMFSTPEGKRSLKQPSSTIGTKGSSLGNEKNIDILLGSITQARCVMLVITVIVIGLSMVECSFISLNRENFRSNDTKHGRKLVGDSLTDSSKLMRNAGVLLGSKDDLKSCSNTREGIVSDVSPCSGKLAGNKQSFFDEVNKSKTTFLEIGISTEDVSMLSSQVNLPA, from the exons atgttttcttctGGAACAAGAGAAATTAATGTTTCAGGTGACATACAAGAGGTTAATGATAAGGCAACAAACGTGAAATCTGATAGTGTAGACTTACAATTAGAGCATTCCTCCCCACATCACATCACTAAGTCAGATAGCAGTGTTGGAGAAGCAATTACTCTAGGTAGCAGTACCCAAGAAGGAGTTACTAGTGACCCTCAGCCAGAAAAGAGGTATACAAATtgtgaaaatattaataaaactgATGCCTTGAAGAAGATTTCATGTGACAATGGCgacagagaaaacaaaaaaacaacttcAGTGTGTCATTTGGCTCCCGCAAGCAG TAAACCTGTAGTTGAAAAAATGATGCTgatgaaagataaaaaactCCAAGATCTGCAGTCAAATATGTTCAGCACACCAGAGGGCAAAAGGTCTTTAAAACAACCTTCATCCACAATTGGGACAAAGGGTAGTTCTCTTGGCAacgaaaaaaatattgacatccTCCTCGGATCCATTACTCAAGCACGGTGTGTTATGCTTGTGATAACAGTTATAGTTATTGGCCTTTCAATGGTGGAATGTTCATTTATATCACTCAACAGGGAGAACTTCAGGTCAAATGACACAAAACATGGAAGGAAACTGGTAGGTGATTCCCTCACAGATTCCAGCAAATTAATGAGGAATGCAGGAGTTTTGCTTGGTAGTAAAGATGATCTTAAAAGTTGTAGCAATACCAG GGAGGGCATTGTTTCTGATGTCTCACCATGTTCAGGAAAATTGGCTGGGAATAAGCAATCATTTTTTGATGAAGTAAATAAAAGCAAGACCACATTTCTAGAAATTGGCATTTCAACTGAAGATGTTAGTATGCTGAG
- the LOC114374089 gene encoding dolichol-phosphate mannosyltransferase subunit 1, protein MDGHHQKQKNKYSIIVPTYNERLNIGLIVYLIFKHLGDADFEIIIVDDGSPDGTQDVVKQLQQVYGEDRILLRARPRKLGLGTAYIHGMKHASGNFVVIMDADLSHHPKYLPSFIRKQSETGADIVTGTRYVKGGGVHGWNLMRKLTSRGANVLAQTLLWPGVSDLTGSFRLYRKSVLEDIISCCVSKGYVFQMEMIVRASRKGYHIEEVPITFVDRVFGSSKLGGSEIVEYLKGLAYLLVTT, encoded by the exons ATGGATGGCCATCATCAGAAGCAAAAAAACAAGTACAGTATAATTGTTCCTACATATAATGAGCGTCTCAACATTGGTCTCATTGTTTACCTCATCTTCAAGCACCTTGG GGATGctgattttgaaattattattgtGGATGATGGCAGTCCTGATGGTACTCAGGATGTTGTAAAACAGCTGCAGCAAGTTTATGGAGAAGATCGGATT CTGTTAAGAGCACGACCTAGGAAGCTGGGTTTAG GAACTGCTTATATTCATGGCATGAAGCATGCATCTGGaaattttgttgtcatcatgGATGCTGATCTATCACACCAT CCAAAATATTTGCCAAGCTTCATTAG AAAGCAGTCGGAGACTGGTGCTGATATAGTTACAGGGACTCGTTATGTTAAAGGTGGTGGTGTGCATGGATGGAATCTTATGCGTAAACTAACTAGCAGGGGGGCAAATGTTCTTGCACAAACACTTTTATGGCCTGGTGTCTCAGATTTGACAGGATCTTTTAG ACTTTATAGGAAATCAGTGCTTGAAGATATCATTAGTTGCTGTGTTAGTAAAGGATATGTCTTTCAAATGGAAATGATAGTACGAGCATCCAGAAAAGGGTACCATATCGAAGAG GTTCCAATCACATTTGTTGATAGAGTATTTGGAAGTTCAAAGCTTGGTGGATCAGAGATTGTTGAATACCTAAAAGGCCTAGCATATCTTTTGGTAACAACATAA
- the LOC114374087 gene encoding magnesium-chelatase subunit ChlI, chloroplastic-like: MASTFGASSITFLSSRYYSSQSLATDSPSLTTVQIFGRKFCGGGNGFHGVKGRSLFPVASVVATQLNSAQQAQKIAFTESQRPVYPFSAIVGQDEMKLCLLLNVIDPKIGGVMIMGDRGTGKSTTVRSLVDLLPEIKVVAGDPYNSDPEDPEFMGVEVRERVIKGEQLQVVFSKINMVDLPLGATEDRVCGTIDIEKALTEGVKAFEPGLLAKANRGILYVDEVNLLDDHLVDVLLDSAASGWNTVEREGISISHPARFILIGSGNPEEGELRPQLLDRFGMHAQVGTVRDAELRVKIVEERARFDKNPKVFRDSYKAEQQNLQQQIASARSFLSSVQIDRNLKVKISKVCAELNVDGLRGDIVTNRAAKALAALKGRDKVSAEDIATVIPNCLRHRLRKDPLESIDSGLLVLEKFYEVFR, from the exons atggCTTCCACGTTTGGCGCATCTTCAATTACCTTCCTCTCTTCACGATACTACTCTTCCCAATCCCTTGCCACCGATTCTCCCTCTCTAACCACAG TGCAGATATTTGGGCGCAAGTTTTGCGGCGGAGGAAATGGATTTCACGGCGTCAAGGGACGGTCTCTGTTCCCGGTTGCGAGTGTTGTTGCCACTCAACTTAACTCTGCACAACAG GCTCAGAAGATTGCTTTTACCGAGAGCCAGAGGCCAGTGTACCCATTTTCTGCTATAGTTGGACAGGATGAAATGAAGCTTTGCCTTCTCCTAAATGTGATTGATCCCAAAATTGGAGGTGTAATGATCATGGGGGACAGGGGAACAGGGAAATCTACAACTGTTAGATCATTGGTTGACTTGCTTCCTGAAATCAAGGTTGTTGCTGGTGACCCATATAATTCAGACCCAGAAGATCCAGAATTCATGGGTGTTGAAGTGAGAGAGCGTGTGATAAAAGGAGAGCAGCTTCAGGTTGTCTTCTCCAAAATTAACATGGTGGATTTGCCATTAGGAGCTACAGAAGATAGAGTCTGCGGGACAATTGACATTGAGAAGGCCCTCACTGAGGGTGTAAAGGCATTTGAGCCAGGTCTACTGGCTAAAGCTAATAGGGGAATTCTGTATGTTGATGAAGTTAACCTTTTGGATGATCACTTAGTTGATGTATTGTTGGATTCTGCTGCATCAGGATGGAACACAGTGGAAAGAGAGGGTATTTCGATTTCACATCCTGCTAGGTTTATCCTAATTGGTTCAGGCAACCCCGAAGAAGGGGAACTCAGGCCACAGCTTCTGGACAGGTTTGGAATGCATGCTCAAGTTGGGACCGTGAGGGATGCTGAGTTAAGAGTGAAGATTGTGGAGGAGAGAGCTCGTTTCGACAAAAACCCAAAGGTTTTCCGAGATTCTTACAAGGCAGAGCAACAAAATCTCCAACAACAAATTGCCTCAGCAAGGAGTTTTCTTTCTTCTGTTCAAATTGACCGCAATCTCAAGGTAAAGATATCCAAGGTTTGTGCAGAGTTGAATGTGGACGGATTAAGAGGAGACATAGTAACAAACAGAGCTGCGAAAGCTCTTGCTGCCCTCAAGGGAAGAGACAAAGTAAGTGCAGAGGATATTGCTACTGTCATCCCTAACTGCTTGAGGCACCGTCTTCGAAAGGATCCCTTGGAGTCAATAGATTCAGGTTTACTTGTCCTAGAGAAATTTTATGAGGTTTtcagatga
- the LOC114374088 gene encoding nudix hydrolase 15, mitochondrial-like, with protein sequence MISILRTLPTTRSLLPRASSSITKFMDSSSNASSIGGSQRLFALAQHLRQYKAPSFPEDIVEQSIEEIGGKVVSQVGFQESAIPIGQNPEKFRPKKAAVLICLFEGDDGDLRVILTKRSSKLSTHSGEVALPGGKTEEGDKDDGDTAKREAKEEIGLDPELVNVVTVLEPFLSKHLLRVVPVIGILHDKKAFKPVLNPAEVEAVFDAPLEMFLKDENRRQDEREWMGEKYLLHFFDYDIGHKKYIIWGLTAGILIRAASVVYQRQPAFVEQNPKFKLPQDVSKDTTIP encoded by the exons ATGATTTCCATTCTGAGAACATTACCAACGACAAGATCCTTATTACCGAGAGCATCTTCTTCCATCACCAAATTCATGGATTCTTCCTCCAACGCCAGCAGCATTGGAGGATCTCAGAGGCTCTTTGCGTTAGCACAGCACCTTCGCCAGTACAAGGCACCGTCTTTCCCCGAAGATATTGTGGAACAAAGCATTGAAGAGATTGGTGGCAAGGTTGTTTCTCAGGTGGGATTTCAAGAATCAGCCATCCCAATTGGCCAAAACCCTGAGAAATTCAGACCCAAAAAAGCTGCTGTTTTGATCTGCCTATTCGAAGGGGATGATGGGGATCTAAGGGTCATTCTCACCAAGCGCTCTTCCAAGCTTTCTACTCACTCGG GTGAAGTGGCATTGCCTGGTGGGAAAACTGAGGAGGGGGATAAGGATGATGGGGATACTGCAAAAAGAGAGGCAAAGGAAGAAATTGGGTTGGACCCGGAACTTGTCAATGTTGTTACTGTACTTGAACCATTCTTGTCTAAG CACCTCCTAAGGGTAGTTCCAGTCATTGGCATACTTCATGACAAGAAAGCATTCAAACCTGTTCTGAATCCAGCTGAAGTGGAAGCAGTATTTGATGCACCTTTGGAAATGTTTCTCAAG GATGAAAATCGGAGACAGGATGAGAGGGAGTGGATGGGAGAGAAGTATTTGTTGCATTTCTTTGACTATGATATCGGGCATAAAAAATACATCATATGGGGTTTAACTGCTGGGATCTTGATTAGGGCTGCATCAGTTGTGTACCAACGGCAGCCAGCTTTTGTGGAGCAGAACCCTAAATTCAAGCTTCCACAGGATGTATCCAAGGACACTACAATACCTTGA
- the LOC114376991 gene encoding protein IQ-DOMAIN 1-like isoform X1 yields the protein MGSGDWFKTIISSRKSKEGRSKKLKGSLASWRLIVLQTKIYTRKKSNGLANGMKSENLESDGVSVETIAATRIQTAFRAYKARKYLHRLRGFTKLKIQTQGSSAKKQAVTTITYLHSWSKIQAEIRARRICMVTEDRIRRKIIHSQLKLEAKIHDLEVEWCSGSETKKEILSRLHQREEAAVKRERTMAYAFSHQWRASSSQGLGNYELGKASWSWSWKDRWIAARPWESRVPSVTNTSPEKDQNKKPRKVQKDRNSPTSKKPVSVKTPSANAKGTKPLSNAKGTTKARRRLSYPAATEKKAVPAEGKQ from the exons ATGGGTTCAGGTGATTGGTTTAAGACAATAATTAGCtcaagaaaatcaaaagaaggaagatcaaagaaattaaag GGATCTTTAGCTTCATGGAGATTAATTGTGTTGCAGACTAAGATTTATACAAGAAAAAAGTCCAATGGTTTAGCAAATGGAATGAAAAGCGAAAATCTAGAGTCAGATGGGGTATCAGTTGAAACTATTGCTGCAACAAGGATCCAAACAGCATTCCGAGCTTATAAG GCTAGAAAATATTTACACCGCTTGAGAGGATTCACAAAACTGAAGATCCAGACTCAAGGTTCCTCTGCTAAAAAACAAGCTGTTACCACTATAACTTATCTTCATTCATGGAGCAAGATACAGGCTGAGATTAGAGCTCGTCGTATATGTATGGTTACAGAAGACAGAATCAGGCGGAAGATAATACATTCTCAACTAAAACTTGAGGCCAAGATTCATGACCTGGAG GTGGAATGGTGTAGTGGTTCTGAAACCAAGAAGGAAATCCTTTCAAGGTTACATCAAAGAGAAGAAGCAGCAGTCAAGAGGGAAAGAACCATGGCATATGCCTTCTCTCATCAG TGGAGGGCCAGCTCTAGCCAAGGGCTAGGTAATTATGAACTTGGCAAAGCTAGTTGGAGTTGGAGCTGGAAGGATCGTTGGATTGCTGCACGCCCTTGGGAAAGCCGCGTACCAAGTGTAACAAACACTAGCCCCGAGAAAGATCAAAATAAGAAGCCAAGAAAAGTTCAGAAGGATAGGAATTCACCAACATCAAAAAAACCAGTTTCAGTTAAAACTCCTTCAGCTAATGCTAAAGGGACAAAACCTTTAAGTAATGCAAAAGGAACTACTAAAGCTAGAAGAAGGTTGTCTTACCCTGCTGCCACAGAGAAAAAAGCAGTGCCTGCTGAAGGAAAGCAATGA
- the LOC114376991 gene encoding protein IQ-DOMAIN 1-like isoform X2 has protein sequence MGSGDWFKTIISSRKSKEGRSKKLKTKIYTRKKSNGLANGMKSENLESDGVSVETIAATRIQTAFRAYKARKYLHRLRGFTKLKIQTQGSSAKKQAVTTITYLHSWSKIQAEIRARRICMVTEDRIRRKIIHSQLKLEAKIHDLEVEWCSGSETKKEILSRLHQREEAAVKRERTMAYAFSHQWRASSSQGLGNYELGKASWSWSWKDRWIAARPWESRVPSVTNTSPEKDQNKKPRKVQKDRNSPTSKKPVSVKTPSANAKGTKPLSNAKGTTKARRRLSYPAATEKKAVPAEGKQ, from the exons ATGGGTTCAGGTGATTGGTTTAAGACAATAATTAGCtcaagaaaatcaaaagaaggaagatcaaagaaattaaag ACTAAGATTTATACAAGAAAAAAGTCCAATGGTTTAGCAAATGGAATGAAAAGCGAAAATCTAGAGTCAGATGGGGTATCAGTTGAAACTATTGCTGCAACAAGGATCCAAACAGCATTCCGAGCTTATAAG GCTAGAAAATATTTACACCGCTTGAGAGGATTCACAAAACTGAAGATCCAGACTCAAGGTTCCTCTGCTAAAAAACAAGCTGTTACCACTATAACTTATCTTCATTCATGGAGCAAGATACAGGCTGAGATTAGAGCTCGTCGTATATGTATGGTTACAGAAGACAGAATCAGGCGGAAGATAATACATTCTCAACTAAAACTTGAGGCCAAGATTCATGACCTGGAG GTGGAATGGTGTAGTGGTTCTGAAACCAAGAAGGAAATCCTTTCAAGGTTACATCAAAGAGAAGAAGCAGCAGTCAAGAGGGAAAGAACCATGGCATATGCCTTCTCTCATCAG TGGAGGGCCAGCTCTAGCCAAGGGCTAGGTAATTATGAACTTGGCAAAGCTAGTTGGAGTTGGAGCTGGAAGGATCGTTGGATTGCTGCACGCCCTTGGGAAAGCCGCGTACCAAGTGTAACAAACACTAGCCCCGAGAAAGATCAAAATAAGAAGCCAAGAAAAGTTCAGAAGGATAGGAATTCACCAACATCAAAAAAACCAGTTTCAGTTAAAACTCCTTCAGCTAATGCTAAAGGGACAAAACCTTTAAGTAATGCAAAAGGAACTACTAAAGCTAGAAGAAGGTTGTCTTACCCTGCTGCCACAGAGAAAAAAGCAGTGCCTGCTGAAGGAAAGCAATGA
- the LOC114374443 gene encoding glutamate receptor 2.7-like produces MNLPSTIPLALPTYLFISFVLVNCYHAEATNGDDMVISIGAIIDVNSRVGKEQLVAMDLAAQSHNNTSKSHKMALHFQEPTKDPFGPTSLARNMIKTQKAQVIIGMHTWTEAASVAELGRETLVPVISFAAPTITPPLMPTRWPFSVRMANNGTAYAKCVADVVHAYGWQRVVVIYEDGDYEMLALLSETLQEVGSMIEYRLALPSPSYLPNPGEFIREELYNLIKNIQSRVFIVLQSSLEMVIHLFREASHMGLVERESAWIIPESITNLLDTVNKSAISYMEGALGIKTYYSNHSNEYQDFEAQFRKSFRAKYPEEDNCDPGFYALQAYDSIKIVAQAIDRTASGRKTLLTEILSSNFPGLSGEIRFEAAQLLQNPTFRMVNVDKKSYRELDFWTLKRGFITSLTTEQGSDSVSRNTESLRGVIWPGKLVRFPKGWNLPTKQNPMQIAVPGRTSFPAFVKVDRDEHHNSYKFDGFCIELFNKVIGILEYDLPHEFHPINGTYNDLVQLVYNKSYAAAIGDVTITEDRLQYVDFTASYAESGLSVIVTEEFKAPTWMFTKPFTWQMWLATGAVLIYTMVVVWYLEREPNPEFHGNLKSQISTALTFTFSSLFFAHREKIYSHLSRMVMVSWMFLVLILSSSYTASLSSILTVQRLQPTVTDIQILKNNNKKIGCDGDSFVRTYLEEVEKFKPENIINIGSENSYEDAFKNNSIAAAFLELPYEKVYISKYCKGYYAFVINKKFGGLGFIFQKGSPVARDFSKAILRLLEDGTVKELEDKWLKPDGDCHNNSTSQGTESLRLESFWVLYVIYGATSTFCFLLHTIQSLKSRQTTRDEAREGNANPGEESR; encoded by the exons atgaaTCTTCCATCCACTATTCCTCTAGCACTTCCAACCTATTTATTCATTTCGTTTGTTCTAGTTAATTGCTACCATGCTGAGGCTACAAATGGAGACGACATGGTTATATCTATAGGAGCAATAATTGATGTTAACTCTCGGGTTGGGAAAGAACAGCTTGTAGCCATGGACCTTGCAGCTCAAAGTCACAATAACACTTCCAAGAGCCACAAGATGGCCCTTCATTTTCAGGAACCCACCAAAGATCCCTTCGGACCCACTTCTCTTG CTAGAAATATGATTAAAACACAGAAGGCGCAAGTGATTATAGGGATGCACACATGGACAGAAGCAGCTTCAGTGGCTGAATTAGGACGCGAAACTCTAGTTCCTGTCATATCCTTTGCAGCACCTACCATCACCCCACCATTGATGCCAACTCGCTGGCCTTTTTCGGTAAGAATGGCCAACAATGGTACTGCATATGCAAAATGTGTTGCAGATGTAGTACATGCTTATGGTTGGCAAAGAGTAGTAGTCATTTATGAAGATGGAGATTATGAGATGCTAGCTTTGCTATCTGAGACCCTCCAAGAAGTTGGTTCAATGATTGAGTACCGTTTAGCTCTTCCATCGCCTTCTTATCTACCTAATCCTGGAGAGTTTATTCGCGAAGAGTtgtataatttgattaaaaatatacaatCCCGGGTGTTCATTGTTCTGCAATCATCATTAGAAATGGTGATCCATTTGTTCAGAGAAGCTTCACACATGGGACTTGTGGAAAGAGAATCAGCTTGGATAATCCCAGAGAGCATAACTAATTTGCTTGACACTGTCAACAAGTCTGCTATTTCCTACATGGAAGGAGCTTTAGGAATCAAGACCTACTACTCTAACCATAGCAATGAATATCAAGACTTTGAGGCTCAGTTCCGAAAATCTTTTCGGGCCAAGTATCCTGAGGAGGATAACTGTGATCCGGGATTTTACGCTCTGCAAGCATATGATAGCATTAAAATTGTTGCGCAAGCAATAGATAGAACGGCCAGTGGCAGAAAGACTTTGCTAACAGAAATACTATCTAGCAATTTCCCTGGCTTAAGTGGAGAAATTCGATTTGAAGCAGCCCAACTCTTGCAGAATCCTACCTTCAGGATGGTGAATGTAGATAAGAAGAGTTACAGAGAATTAGACTTTTGGACTCTAAAACGCGGGTTCATCACTAGCCTCACTACAGAACAAGGTTCAGATAGTGTTTCTAGGAACACAGAGAGTTTACGTGGTGTAATATGGCCAGGGAAACTAGTTAGATTTCCGAAGGGCTGGAATCTGCCTACTAAACAAAATCCAATGCAAATAGCAGTTCCTGGAAGAACCTCCTTTCCCGCGTTTGTTAAGGTTGATCGTGACGAGCATCATAATTCATATAAATTTGATGGATTCTGCATTGAACTTTTTAATAAGGTGATAGGGATTTTGGAGTATGATCTGCCGCATGAGTTTCATCCCATCAACGGAACCTATAACGATCTGGTTCAACTTGTCTATAACAAG TCTTACGCGGCAGCTATTGGAGACGTGACCATAACAGAAGACAGATTGCAATATGTAGACTTTACTGCGTCATATGCAGAATCAGGATTGTCAGTGATAGTTACAGAAGAGTTCAAAGCACCGACATGGATGTTTACGAAGCCCTTCACCTGGCAAATGTGGTTGGCAACTGGTGCCGTGTTGATTTATACAATGGTAGTTGTGTGGTACCTTGAGAGGGAACCCAATCCTGAGTTTCATGGCAATTTGAAAAGCCAGATCAGCACTGCTCTTACGTTTACCTTCTCCTCTCTATTCTTTGCTCACA GGGAGAAAATCTATAGCCACTTATCTCGCATGGTGATGGTATCGTGGATGTTTCTAGTATTGATTCTTAGCTCAAGCTACACTGCTAGTCTTTCTTCGATTCTCACAGTTCAACGACTGCAACCAACTGTGACAGACATCCAGATCCtgaagaacaacaacaagaaaattGGTTGTGACGGAGATTCATTTGTTAGGACATACCTGGAGGAAGTCGAAAAGTTCAAGCCAGAGAACATCATAAACATTGGCAGTGAAAACAGTTATGAGGATGCATTCAAAAACAACTCAATAGCAGCTGCTTTTCTCGAACTCCCTTATGAGAAAGTATATATCAGTAAATACTGCAAGGGATACTATGCCTTTGtaatcaacaaaaaatttggAGGACTGGGATTT ATCTTCCAGAAAGGCTCACCAGTGGCCAGAGATTTTTCCAAAGCTATACTGCGTCTCTTGGAGGATGGAACAGTGAAGGAATTAGAAGACAAATGGTTGAAACCTGATGGAGACTGCCACAATAATTCGACCTCACAGGGTACAGAAAGTTTGAGGCTTGAAAGTTTCTGGGTTCTGTATGTGATCTATGGTGCCACTTCTACTTTTTGTTTTCTACTTCATACAATCCAGTCGCTGAAATCTAGACAAACAACCCGGGATGAGGCACGAGAAGGTAATGCCAACCCAGGTGAGGAAAGCCGATGA